One Acropora palmata chromosome 2, jaAcrPala1.3, whole genome shotgun sequence genomic window carries:
- the LOC141874674 gene encoding uncharacterized protein LOC141874674: protein MSLDYQVVKGKVDQADSSASSTINQLVPRALGDGLNALKEQAGRASSVYKWLKENWRKLLVIIVAFFALIFVIGIYRRCFSDSSSAGDDDGPSIVVVTRIKQDKKGQVECLDPVLTGEITQKNNGSGKAGRGSLGQATYDFGSKGENNTRTTNGTTKESRKTLDKTKKQVVTTLPITSRRECRIMPLVNSESRIHFQQATIVHTLESSIPISGYSTFQQSEFSVFYFNFIQYLSEITGKDRFNFHAIRTSKGCINEGPFPFYEEIPLIEMMTAALAEKYRDNYLPTARANNHIPLTISL from the exons ATGTCTCTGG ATTACCAAGTAGTCAAGGGAAAAGTTGACCAAGCAGACAGCTCCGCGAGTTCTACAATCAATCAACTTGTCCCAAGGGCTCTTG GTGATGGATTGAATGCCCTGAAAGAGCAGGCAGGAAGGGCAAGCTCTGTGTACAAATGGCTCAAAGAAAATTGGAGAAAATTACTTGTAATCATCGTCGCATTTTTTGCTTTGATATTTGTAATCGGTATTTACCGGCGATGCTTTTCTGATTCAAG TTCTGCTGGAGACGATGACGGACCGAGTATTGTGGTAGTTACAAGAATAAAACAAGACAAGAAAGGACAAGTGGAATGTTTGGATCCTGTTTTGACAGGAGAAATCACTCAAAAAAACAACGGCAGCGGCAAGGCTGGAAGAGGATCTTTAGGCCAAGCAACTTATGACTTTGGGAGCAAAGGTGAGAACAACACAAGAACCACAAATGGAACCACCAAAGAAAGTCGAAAGACCTTggacaaaacgaaaaaacaagTGGTAACCACACTACCAATTACAAGTAGAAGAGAATGCCGCATCATGCCCTTAGTTAACTCGGAGAGTCGGATTCACTTCCAACAAGCCACAATAGTTCACACTCTTGAAAGCAGTATTCCTATCTCAGGATACAGTACTTTCCAGCAGAGTGAATTTTCggtgttttattttaattttattcaatatCTTTCGGAGATAACAGGAAAGGACCGATTTAACTTCCATGCTATCAGGACATCAAAAGGGTGTATAAATGAGGGACCATTTCCATTCTACGAGGAGATACCACTGATAGAAATGATGACTGCAGCACTGGCTGAGAAATACCGCGATAACTACCTTCCTACTGCAAGAGCAAACAACCATATTCCACTGACTATTTCCCTGTAA